In one Verrucomicrobiia bacterium genomic region, the following are encoded:
- the nuoK gene encoding NADH-quinone oxidoreductase subunit NuoK produces MIPITHYLALSAILFCIGLLGILIRRNLLLILLSIEIMLNAANLNFVAGAALHGSVSGQVISFFVMVVAAAEVTIGLSIAVLLFRRQDSVDTREITFLKG; encoded by the coding sequence ATGATCCCGATCACGCATTACCTCGCGCTGAGCGCCATCCTTTTTTGCATCGGCCTCCTGGGCATCCTGATCCGCAGGAACCTTCTGCTCATCCTTCTCTCGATTGAAATCATGCTGAACGCCGCGAACCTGAATTTCGTGGCCGGCGCCGCCCTTCACGGCAGCGTGTCGGGGCAGGTCATTTCGTTTTTCGTCATGGTCGTCGCGGCCGCGGAAGTCACGATCGGACTCTCGATCGCGGTCCTGCTCTTCAGAAGGCAGGATTCCGTGGACACGCGGGAAATTACATTCTTAAAAGGTTAA